The following are encoded together in the Rhizobium tumorigenes genome:
- a CDS encoding APC family permease, whose product MVAFVETEGSEAASSGGLIRSLDWKGAFWVAAGVPPLVLFSIGGIAGTTGKLAFVVWIISMVMGFLQSFTYAEIAGMFANKSGGASVYGATAWLRYSKFIAPLSVWCNWFAWSPVLSLGCAIAAGYILNALFPIPGADSQLVVSWIAAHAGSITADSPRVAEWLATNTGKTQADAISALMSADGIAAYTPWIRSWSLVTFNIPFLAKASLNATFVIGGILMLIIFAIQHRGILGTASVQKWLAIIVLVPLLIIGLYPIFSGQIDTLNVTGLLPPTAAYSGVDGTWSNGGWTLFLGGLYIAAWSTYGFETAVCYTRELKNPKTDTFKAIFYSGLLCCLFFFLIPFTFQAVLGQTGMLAPGIVDGTGVGEALGGLVHGGKIVTQLLVILMIMALFLAIMTAMAGSSRTLYQGSKDGWLPKYLDHVNEHGAPTRAMWTDFAFNLFLLAIASDTAGYFFVLAVSNVGYIIFNFLNLNAGWIHRMDSGHIERPWKAPTWLIGLNTILAFVNALFLGAGAKVWGYSNALWVGFIFAALILPVFAYRHFVRDGGKFPEGAMEDLGLVGQDLGVKKAGILPYVALAAGLAVVLAANVIFQLPA is encoded by the coding sequence ATGGTAGCTTTCGTTGAAACCGAAGGGTCCGAAGCCGCGTCAAGCGGCGGGCTGATCCGATCCCTGGATTGGAAGGGCGCCTTCTGGGTTGCCGCCGGCGTCCCGCCGCTTGTGCTGTTCTCTATCGGCGGCATTGCCGGCACAACTGGAAAGCTGGCCTTCGTCGTCTGGATCATCTCCATGGTGATGGGCTTCCTGCAATCCTTCACCTATGCCGAAATCGCCGGCATGTTCGCCAACAAGTCCGGCGGCGCATCCGTCTATGGCGCCACCGCCTGGCTGCGTTATTCGAAGTTCATCGCGCCGCTATCCGTCTGGTGCAACTGGTTTGCCTGGTCGCCGGTCCTGTCGCTCGGCTGCGCCATTGCTGCGGGCTACATCCTCAATGCGCTCTTCCCGATCCCGGGCGCCGATTCGCAACTTGTCGTCTCCTGGATCGCCGCCCATGCCGGCAGCATCACGGCCGATAGCCCGAGGGTTGCCGAATGGCTGGCGACCAATACCGGCAAGACCCAGGCAGACGCGATCTCCGCGCTGATGTCCGCCGATGGCATCGCTGCCTATACGCCATGGATCAGAAGCTGGTCGCTGGTGACTTTCAACATTCCGTTCCTCGCCAAGGCCAGCCTCAACGCCACCTTCGTCATCGGCGGCATTCTGATGCTGATCATCTTCGCCATCCAGCACCGCGGAATTCTTGGCACTGCCAGCGTCCAGAAGTGGTTGGCCATCATCGTTCTCGTCCCGCTGCTGATCATCGGCCTCTACCCGATCTTCAGCGGGCAGATCGACACGCTCAACGTCACCGGCCTGCTGCCGCCGACGGCTGCCTATTCCGGCGTCGATGGCACCTGGAGCAATGGCGGCTGGACACTCTTCCTTGGCGGCCTCTATATCGCCGCCTGGTCGACCTACGGCTTTGAGACCGCCGTCTGCTACACGCGCGAACTGAAAAATCCGAAGACCGATACGTTCAAGGCGATCTTCTACTCCGGCCTGCTCTGCTGCCTGTTCTTCTTCCTTATTCCATTCACCTTCCAGGCCGTGCTCGGCCAGACCGGCATGCTGGCACCGGGGATCGTCGATGGAACGGGCGTCGGCGAGGCGCTTGGCGGGCTGGTGCATGGCGGCAAGATCGTCACGCAGTTGCTGGTTATCCTGATGATCATGGCGCTCTTCCTGGCCATCATGACAGCAATGGCCGGCTCCTCGCGCACGCTCTATCAAGGCTCGAAGGACGGCTGGCTGCCGAAGTATCTCGATCACGTCAACGAGCACGGCGCACCGACACGTGCCATGTGGACGGATTTTGCTTTCAACCTGTTCCTGCTGGCGATCGCCTCTGACACCGCCGGGTACTTCTTCGTACTGGCGGTATCCAACGTCGGTTACATCATCTTCAATTTTCTCAATCTCAATGCTGGCTGGATCCACCGTATGGACAGCGGCCATATCGAGCGCCCCTGGAAGGCGCCGACCTGGCTGATCGGCCTCAACACGATACTGGCCTTCGTCAACGCGCTATTTCTCGGCGCCGGCGCCAAGGTCTGGGGCTATTCCAATGCGCTCTGGGTCGGCTTCATCTTTGCAGCCCTGATCCTGCCGGTGTTTGCCTACCGCCATTTCGTCAGGGACGGGGGAAAATTCCCGGAAGGCGCAATGGAGGATCTCGGTCTCGTCGGCCAGGATCTCGGTGTGAAGAAAGCCGGTATCCTGCCATACGTGGCGCTGGCGGCAGGGCTTGCGGTTGTCCTCGCCGCAAATGTCATCTTCCAGCTTCCGGCCTGA
- a CDS encoding DUF982 domain-containing protein, giving the protein MKIWEVMVTVEVPKAGEFRHVGSALDAVDCLYSCWPGPQGDTHRMAINICLAVLDNDKPTSASREAFIAAAKDADIFVDY; this is encoded by the coding sequence ATGAAAATCTGGGAAGTCATGGTGACCGTCGAGGTTCCTAAAGCTGGTGAATTCAGGCACGTTGGAAGCGCGCTCGATGCCGTAGACTGCCTCTATTCCTGCTGGCCAGGCCCACAGGGAGATACCCATCGCATGGCTATCAACATCTGTCTTGCAGTGCTCGACAACGATAAGCCGACCAGCGCGTCACGCGAAGCCTTCATTGCTGCGGCCAAGGATGCAGATATTTTCGTCGACTACTGA
- a CDS encoding P1 family peptidase, with the protein MTVSRNLLTDIEGVSVGHCTDLKLGSGVTVIVFDAPAVASGTVMGGAPGGRDTALLDPSMSVGTVDALVLSGGSAFGLDAAGGVQAGLREIGRGLQVGTTRVPIVPQAILMDLLNGGDKDWGLHSPYRDMGYQAFVAATKGEFALGSVGAGTGATTATVKGGLGSASAVTSGGHRIAALVAVNALGTPTIGDGPHFWAAPFEENTEFGGLGMPPAISTADRAMRLKGVNITATTIGVVVTDAIVTKAEAHRLSIMAQDGLARALLPAHLPFDGDTVFAASTGARPMAGMIDFLELCQLSTTVMARAIARGVYQATALPFAGAQPAWRDRFGPVIH; encoded by the coding sequence GTGACCGTTTCCCGCAATCTGCTGACTGACATAGAGGGTGTTTCCGTCGGCCACTGCACCGACCTAAAGCTCGGGTCCGGTGTCACCGTCATCGTCTTCGACGCACCGGCCGTTGCTTCCGGCACGGTGATGGGCGGCGCGCCCGGCGGGCGGGATACGGCGCTGCTCGACCCCTCGATGTCGGTGGGCACAGTGGATGCGCTCGTGCTGTCAGGCGGCTCTGCATTCGGGCTGGATGCAGCGGGCGGCGTGCAGGCAGGGCTTCGCGAAATTGGACGCGGATTGCAGGTCGGCACCACCCGCGTGCCGATCGTGCCGCAGGCGATCCTGATGGATCTGCTGAACGGAGGAGACAAGGACTGGGGCCTGCATTCCCCCTATCGCGACATGGGCTATCAGGCATTCGTCGCAGCGACCAAGGGCGAATTTGCCCTCGGAAGCGTCGGCGCCGGCACTGGGGCCACAACGGCAACGGTCAAGGGCGGCCTTGGCTCGGCGAGTGCTGTCACAAGCGGCGGACACCGAATTGCCGCGCTGGTCGCAGTGAATGCGCTGGGCACGCCCACCATCGGAGACGGTCCGCATTTCTGGGCCGCGCCATTCGAGGAGAACACCGAATTCGGAGGTCTTGGCATGCCTCCCGCCATTTCCACGGCAGACCGGGCAATGCGGTTGAAGGGGGTCAATATCACGGCAACCACCATCGGCGTCGTCGTCACGGATGCCATCGTCACCAAGGCGGAGGCACACCGGCTGTCGATCATGGCGCAGGACGGACTGGCTCGTGCCCTGTTGCCGGCCCATCTGCCATTCGACGGCGACACAGTCTTTGCAGCATCGACCGGCGCCCGGCCGATGGCAGGGATGATCGACTTTCTCGAACTCTGCCAGCTCTCGACGACGGTGATGGCACGCGCGATTGCACGTGGCGTCTATCAGGCAACTGCCCTGCCCTTCGCCGGCGCACAGCCTGCCTGGCGTGACCGGTTCGGGCCCGTGATTCACTGA